The following are encoded in a window of Camelus ferus isolate YT-003-E chromosome 20, BCGSAC_Cfer_1.0, whole genome shotgun sequence genomic DNA:
- the BAG2 gene encoding BAG family molecular chaperone regulator 2, protein MAQAKISAKANEGRFCRSSSMADRSSRLLESLDQLELRVEALREAATAVEQEKEVLLEMIHSIQNSQDMRQISEGEREELNLTANRLMGRTLTVEVSVETIRNPQQQESLKHATRIIDEVVSKFLDDLGNAKSHLMSLYSACSSEVPPGPVDQKFQSIVIGCALEDQKKIKRRLETLLRNIENSDKAIKLLEHSKGAGSKALQQNAEGRFN, encoded by the exons ATGGCTCAGGCGAAGATCAGCGCCAAGGCCAACGAGGGCCGCTTCTGCCGCTCCTCGTCCATGGCCGACCGCTCCAGCCGCCTGCTGGAGAGCCTGGACCAGCTGGAGCTCAG GGTGGAGGCTCTGCGGGAGGCGGCCACCGCTGTGGAGCAGGAGAAGGAGGTCCTCCTGGAGATGATCCACAGCATCCAGAACAGCCAGGACATGCGGCAGATCAGCGAGG gagaaagagaagaattaaatCTGACTGCAAACCGCTTGATGGGACGAACCCTGACAGTTGAAGTTTCGGTGGAAACAATACGGAACCCCCAGCAGCAGGAGTCCCTCAAGCACGCCACCAGGATCATCGACGAGGTGGTCAGCAAGTTCCTGGACGACCTGGGAAACGCCAAGAGCCACCTCATGTCGCTATACAGCGCGTGCTCGTCTGAGGTGCCACCTGGGCCGGTGGACCAGAAGTTTCAGTCCATAGTCATTGGCTGTGCTCTTGAAGatcagaagaaaattaagagacGCCTGGAGACTCTGCTTAGAAACATTGAGAACTCTGACAAGGCCATCAAGCTGCTGGAGCATTCGAAAGGCGCGGGGTCCAAAGCCCTGCAGCAGAACGCCGAGGGCAGGTTCAACTAG
- the RAB23 gene encoding ras-related protein Rab-23, translating to MLEEDMEVAIKVVVVGNGAVGKSSMIQRYCKGIFTKDYKKTIGVDFLERQIQVNDEDIRLMLWDTAGQEEFDAITKAYYRGAQACVLVFSTTDRESFEAISSWREKVVAEVGDIPTVLVQNKIDLLDDSCIKNEEAEALAKKLKLRFYRTSVKEDLHVSEVFKYLAEKYLQKLKQQIAEGPESVHSSRNKIGVFSASGGSHLGQNSSTLNGGDVINLRPNKQRTKKNRNPFSSCSIP from the exons ATGTTGGAGGAAGATATGGAAGTGGCCATCAAGGTGGTGGTCGTAGGGAATGGAGCGGTTGGAAAATCAAGTATGATTCAGCGGTATTGCAAAGGCATTTTTACAAAAGACTACAAGAAAACCATTGGAGTTGATTTTTTGGAGCGACAAATCCA AGTTAACGATGAAGACATCAGGCTGATGCTGTGGGATACGGCGGGTCAGGAGGAATTTGATGCCATAACAAAGGCCTACTACCGAG GAGCCCAGGCTTGCGTGCTTGTCTTTTCCACCACAGACAGGGAATCTTTCGAAGCAATCtccagctggagagagaaagtGGTGGCTGAAGTTGGAGACATCCCAACCGTCCTTGTGCAAAACAAGATTGACCTCCTGGATGACTCTTGTATAAAGAA tgaggaggctgaggccctGGCGAAGAAGCTGAAGCTGAGGTTCTACAGGACGTCGGTGAAGGAGGACCTGCACGTGAGCGAGG tttttaaatatttggcagaAAAATACCTTCAAAAACTTAAACAGCAGATAGCTGAGGGTCCAGAGTCGGTGCATTCAAGTAGGAACAAGATTG GTGTCTTTAGCGCATCTGGTGGAAGTCACTTGGGTCAGAATTCAAGCACCCTTAATGGTGGAGATGTCATCAATCTTAGACCCAACAAACAGAggaccaagaaaaacagaaatccttTTAGCAGCTGTAGCATACCCTAA